A genomic region of Amphiura filiformis chromosome 6, Afil_fr2py, whole genome shotgun sequence contains the following coding sequences:
- the LOC140155656 gene encoding prostaglandin reductase 1-like, which yields MMGQQVARVVSSKSKDYSVGDHVLSFDGWTSHVITDCATLRKVQLPDNLPLSLAMGVLGMTGMTAYFGLIDICNPKAGETVLVSGAAGAVGSLVGQIAKILGCRVIGFAGSEAKLQFLKELGFDEAINYKKITDLDATIKSVAPKGVDVYFDNVGGEFATTVIKNLNDYGRVSVCGAISQYNAEEEVKVPSVMPTVNRKRIKIQGFMVYDYEQKFDAAIQQHIDWIKQGKLKYREHVTKGFENMYKAFQELFTGANTGKAIVNV from the exons ATGATGGGCCAACAAGTAGCAAG AGTTGTTTCGAGCAAGAGTAAAGATTATTCTGTTGGTGATCACGTGTTGTCTTTTGATGGTTGGACCTCACATGTAATCACAGATTGTGCTACCCTTCGAAAGGTGCAGTTGCCGGATAACCTTCCTTTGTCTTTAGCAATGGGTGTACTGGGAATGACTGG GATGACAGCCTATTTTGGTTTGATTGACATCTGCAATCCTAAAGCTGGAGAGACGGTTCTCGTTAGTGGTGCTGCTGGTGCAGTGGGATCATTGGTGggacaaattgcaaaaatattg GGCTGTCGTGTGATAGGTTTTGCAGGTTCAGAAGCTAAGCTACAATTCCTGAAAGAGCTTGGATTTGATGAGGCTATTAACTACAAGAAAATCACCGACCTAGATGCAACTATCAAATCAGTAGCTCCAAAAGGTGTAGATGTCTATTTTGACAAT GTTGGTGGAGAATTTGCAACAACGGTGATAAAAAACCTGAATGACTATGGTCGTGTATCTGTTTGTGGGGCAATATCTCAATACAATGCTGAAGAAGAAGTGAAAG TGCCATCCGTCATGCCTACGGTGAATCGTAAGCGCATCAAGATACAAGGATTTATGGTATACGACTATGAGCAGAAATTTGATGCTGCCATTCAGCAGCACATAGATTGGATAAAACAG GGCAAACTGAAATACAGAGAGCATGTAACCAAGGGATTTGAAAATATGTACAAAGCATTTCAGGAGCTGTTTACGGGAGCAAACACAGGAAAGGCAATCGTCAATGTATAG